Part of the Halobaculum halobium genome, GCACTCGCGCCAGGGTCGCGTCGAGGTCGCCGGAGTTGTCGACGACGACCGGGTCCTCGACCGGTTCGAACTCCTCACGGAGCAGTTCGTACACGTCGGTGTCCGCGTCAGACGGGTCGTTCTCACGCGATCGAATCCGGGCCTTCGCCGTCTCCTCGTCGCAGCGGACGCGAACGACCTCGACTTCGGCGCCGCGGCGGTCGGCGAGGTCGCGCGCCTCCCGCCGGCGGGACGCCCGACGGAACGTCCCGTCGAGGACGACCGGCTCACCGGCTGCCAGACGGTCCTCCGCGCGGTCGAACACGGCCCGGTACGTCCGCCGCGACTCTTCGTCCGTGTACGACGGATCGGGGAACAACTCCTTCCGGACCACGTCAGTGCGAACGAGCGCGGCGTCGAGGCGGTCGGCGACCGCCTCCGCGACCGTCGACTTCCCGGCCCCCGGGAGTCCGCAGACAACGACGAGGTGCGTGGTGTCCGACATCGAGTTCGTGTGTCGGGTCGCCGCTCGGGACCGAGTATCCGTCGGTTCGCTCTCGATAGAAATCAATTCTGATACCTGGTCCGATAGACAGTATAGTGAGATCTCGGAACGATGGAATACTCCAAGACTGGGAGTGGACAACCACACAATGTTCGAATTTATCACGGACGAGGAAGAGCGCGGGCAGGTTGGTATCGGGACGCTCATCGTGTTCATCGCGATGGTGCTGGTGGCAGCGATCGCCGCCGGCGTCCTCATCAACACCGCAGGCTTCCTCCAGAGCAAATCACAGGAGACCGGACAGCAGTCGAGTAAACAGGTCAGCGACCGCGTGCAGGAGGTCGCCACGGTGGGCAACGTTGACTCCAGTGGGAGTACTAATGTCGTTGATATGGTGAACGTGACGGTGACGCAGGGGCCTGGCGCCGGCGAGATTGATCTGCAGAATGTGACGGTTACATGGATCGGTCCGACGGGTACTTACCAGCTTACTGCACACGAGAACTTCTCCGATCCCGGAGACACGACCGGAGACCACTTCTCGTATACAACTGTCAAGAATTCCGACGGTAGTGGGAGCGTGCTGAACGACGCCGACGACCGGCTCGCACTCGTGTTCGAGGTGTCGGACTTCGCCGGAGCTGGCAATGATCTCAACGAGGGCGACGAGGCGACGATTAAGATCAACACGATGGCCGGTGCGACCACCGAGATCCGTTTCAGCGTGCCCGAGTCGCTCGGGAACAAGGAAGCCGTCGAGCTGTAAGCCGTTTCTCCCCTTTCTCTCGGTTCGCTTCCTCAGGTAGTGACAAAGAGATCAGCGAGCAGGTCGTCGTGTCTCATCGGGCTTCACGACCGCCTGTGAGAGGATGACCCCGAAGGCGGCGGTAGAGCGTGAAGTAGACGAGTCGCACTGGCAGGGAGAGGGAGCGGCTCCGTCGAAGTGGAACCGGGCAACGCGTCTGCGACCGCGATGTCTCTGGCGGAAGCGGTAGCGAGGACGGAGCGTCCGAAGACGACAGTGACGACGAATGCGAGGAAGCAGACGGCGACTGAATCTCAACAGTGAGTTGTCGGTGCGGGATGAGTCAGCGTCTCTCCGCAGTCGAGTACGCGCGAGCGTTTCGGTGCCTGTCGGATGCTCGCGAAGGGCCCGCGAGCCGCCCAGCGAGTGGCGACCGTCTGTGCAGACCGTGCGTTCGATCCGAATCATCCCACAGCCGAGCCTCACCAGTCAGTGGTGAACTGAAATGCGGGAGAAGTGGGCCGGCGCGAATTTGAATCGCGGTTACGGCCACCCGAAGGCCGAAGGATACCAAGCTACCCCACCGGCCCGCACACGAACGGATGCGAGCCGCTCTGTTAAGGCTTCCGAACCCCGAGCAGTCGGCGACCCACAGGGCGACAGCGGTCGGTCGCCGCCGGCTCAGTATCGC contains:
- a CDS encoding AAA family ATPase, which translates into the protein MSDTTHLVVVCGLPGAGKSTVAEAVADRLDAALVRTDVVRKELFPDPSYTDEESRRTYRAVFDRAEDRLAAGEPVVLDGTFRRASRRREARDLADRRGAEVEVVRVRCDEETAKARIRSRENDPSDADTDVYELLREEFEPVEDPVVVDNSGDLDATLARVRTLF
- a CDS encoding archaellin/type IV pilin N-terminal domain-containing protein, coding for MFEFITDEEERGQVGIGTLIVFIAMVLVAAIAAGVLINTAGFLQSKSQETGQQSSKQVSDRVQEVATVGNVDSSGSTNVVDMVNVTVTQGPGAGEIDLQNVTVTWIGPTGTYQLTAHENFSDPGDTTGDHFSYTTVKNSDGSGSVLNDADDRLALVFEVSDFAGAGNDLNEGDEATIKINTMAGATTEIRFSVPESLGNKEAVEL